Proteins encoded in a region of the Triticum dicoccoides isolate Atlit2015 ecotype Zavitan chromosome 3A, WEW_v2.0, whole genome shotgun sequence genome:
- the LOC119266942 gene encoding uncharacterized protein LOC119266942: MHRHSYRKQANCANHYKLSDFINLVRSIDDDTKILHDMTIEVRLPDNTLELGWLEFYDLTYNVAVINIARYHSLKVTCLDHQRQFDSHSKVVAVGRCFNSGKLMATAGKLTENPKGTYREELAISTCKITMTGVGGPLVDFNGDFIGMNFYAEKETPFLPRFKILELLSQFRKTIQWWATNKEGPGSKIERFPRPYKPDSEDSSRKGEKFKDKKPSICTLCDPECQPGLMDRLLLERTSLWSGRPSYPYFGVATKKELRSNGYPLPVWENVGMRLLNNFEEKFSEDIWGKLERNVASNMSQSVVALASFSGKTRCFACAGIFIDCNGSTTRVLTSASLVRTSDNENKVADNLKIVVCLLDNRHTRGTLQHYSLHYNIAVVHIKNFCCTQTAQIDNQMLIKPQKEVVAIGRVYQSGNLMATSGIVIDKPSKLGCKELKISTCKITKAGIGGPLIDFDGNFIGMNFYGLEEAPYILVNIIIKVLKNFDAQGALARDDDDSPNR, from the exons ATGCACCGGCATAGTTATCGCAAACAAGCCAACTGTGCCAACCATTACAAGCTTTCTGACTTCATTAATTTGGTTAGATCTATTGATGATGATACCAAGATCCTTCATGATATGACG ATTGAAGTGCGCCTTCCGGATAACACACTTGAACTGGGATGGTTGGAATTCTACGATTTGACATACAATGTCGCGGTTATCAATATCGCTCGCTACCATTCTCTAAAAGTAACATGTCTAGATCATCAGCGGCAATTTGACTCTCACAGTAAAGTAGTTGCCGTAGGGCGTTGCTTCAACTCAGGAAAATTAATGGCCACAGCTGGGAAGTTGACTGAAAATCCAAAAGGAACTTACCGGGAGGAGCTTGCCATCTCCACATGTAAAATTACTATG ACTGGAGTTGGAGGGCCCCTTGTTGATTTTAATGGGGATTTCATCGGGATGAACTTTTATGCTGAGAAAGAGACTCCATTCCTACCAAGGTTTAAAATTCTTGAACTCCTGTCGCAGTTCAGGAAAACAATTCAGTGGTG GGCTACAAATAAGGAAGGACCTGGTAGTAAAATTGAAAGATTTCCCAGACCTTATAAGCCTGATTCAGAAG ACAGCTCAAGGAAGGGAGAGAAATTTAAGGATAAGAAACCTTCCATATGTACTCTCTGTGATCCAGAATGTCAACCAG GACTCATGGATAGATTATTATTAGAGCGGACGTCTTTATGGTCTGGGCGGCCAAGTTATCCTTATTTTG GTGTTGCTACAAAAAAAGAGCTGAGGTCCAATGGTTATCCCCTCCCAGTTTGGGAGAATG TGGGCATGCGTTTGCTTAACAATTTTGAAGAGAAATTTAGTGAAGATATCTGGGGTAAACTCGAAAGAAACGTTGCTTCAAATATGTCTCAAAGTGTTGTCGCATTGGCTTCATTCAGTG GAAAAACAAGGTGTTTTGCTTGCGCAGGCATATTCATAGACTGCAATGGGTCCACTACAAGAGTTCTGACCTCGGCAAGTTTGGTTAGAACTTCTGACAATGAAAACAAGGTTGCTGATAACCTTAAG ATTGTAGTGTGCCTTCTAGACAATCGTCATACCAGAGGGACATTGCAACATTACAGTCTACATTATAACATTGCCGTAGTCCACATCAAGAATTTCTGCTGTACTCAGACAGCACAAATCGATAACCAGATGCTAATTAAACCTCAGAAGGAGGTAGTAGCTATAGGGCGCGTCTACCAATCAGGCAATTTAATGGCCACAAGTGGGATCGTGATTGACAAACCAAGTAAGCTTGGTTGCAAAGAGCTTAAGATTTCCACCTGTAAAATCACCAAG GCTGGGATTGGAGGGCCTCTTATTGATTTTGATGGAAATTTTATTGGCATGAACTTCTATGGCTTGGAAGAGGCTCCATACATACTAGTGAATATAATTATAAAAGTCTTGAAGAATTTTGATGCACAAGG GGCTCTTGCTAGAGACGATGATGATAGCCCAAACAG ATAG